The following coding sequences are from one Vibrio syngnathi window:
- a CDS encoding SlyX family protein codes for MTEKRVEQLESRVNDLECQLAFQEQTIEELNEALSQQQMLITRMQDQMKFVVGKVKNMDGSNLADASEETPPPHY; via the coding sequence ATGACAGAAAAGCGAGTTGAACAACTAGAAAGCCGCGTAAATGACCTAGAGTGTCAGCTAGCTTTCCAAGAACAGACCATTGAAGAACTCAATGAAGCGCTTAGCCAGCAACAAATGTTGATCACGAGAATGCAAGACCAGATGAAGTTCGTGGTGGGCAAAGTGAAAAATATGGATGGCTCTAACTTAGCAGACGCATCAGAAGAGACACCACCTCCACACTATTAA
- a CDS encoding WD40 repeat domain-containing protein, with the protein MRIFFHSLLCTIVITLLNGCFFFQDDDQRWEIEPNGATSFALSRDGRFALLYSQQKQLLLWDLVQDKELAQLGPQDQSENQVSRIRISDNGRFAITASQMNFAVWDLSWTQAEGLWSISDGLIRDVDISSNGEKVLLGLSNGKAIYVDLVTGRRLEFLAHREKVNSVSLSSNGRYALSGGNDYKAYLWDTESGLVIRTFEHEQRVVRVALQRDGEFAFTSDGGNQAMIWDLETGEPQAQLQSWSRQLIFSSARFSDDGSMLVTGTPSSQVSVWNTQDGKRISRHDAEPLKDARPPRAVVYDAAFDDKNRVISGTSAGIAQAWNVD; encoded by the coding sequence ATGCGAATATTTTTCCACTCATTGCTATGTACGATTGTCATCACCTTGTTAAATGGCTGCTTTTTCTTCCAAGATGATGATCAACGCTGGGAAATTGAACCCAATGGTGCCACCAGCTTTGCGTTAAGCAGAGATGGACGCTTCGCCCTACTCTACTCGCAGCAAAAACAGCTGCTGCTTTGGGATCTTGTCCAAGACAAAGAACTGGCTCAGCTTGGTCCACAAGATCAATCCGAAAATCAAGTATCCCGTATTCGCATCTCTGACAATGGTCGCTTTGCCATTACCGCCAGTCAGATGAATTTCGCCGTTTGGGACTTATCTTGGACACAAGCTGAAGGGCTATGGTCGATTTCCGATGGCTTAATTCGTGATGTTGATATCTCTAGCAATGGTGAAAAAGTACTGCTGGGCCTATCTAATGGTAAAGCTATCTATGTGGACTTAGTCACCGGACGCCGTCTGGAGTTCCTCGCTCACCGAGAAAAAGTTAATTCCGTCTCCCTATCTTCGAATGGGCGCTACGCATTATCAGGCGGTAACGACTACAAAGCTTACCTTTGGGATACCGAATCAGGCTTGGTCATACGTACCTTTGAACATGAACAAAGAGTCGTACGAGTTGCGCTACAACGGGATGGAGAATTTGCTTTCACCTCCGATGGCGGCAATCAAGCGATGATCTGGGATCTAGAAACGGGTGAACCTCAAGCGCAATTGCAGAGCTGGTCTCGACAGCTGATATTCTCCAGTGCTCGCTTTTCTGACGACGGCAGTATGTTGGTGACGGGTACGCCATCAAGCCAAGTGAGCGTGTGGAATACTCAAGATGGAAAACGAATTTCTCGCCACGATGCTGAGCCACTAAAAGATGCTCGCCCTCCTCGTGCTGTAGTGTATGATGCAGCCTTTGATGATAAGAACCGTGTGATATCGGGCACCTCAGCGGGCATTGCCCAAGCTTGGAATGTGGATTAA